The Streptomyces sp. 135 sequence CCCGGCGCGTGGGTTTCCCACACCGTCGGAACCCAATCTGTTCGACGGGGGGCCGCAGACCACGTACACTCACTGCTCGTTGGCCCTCACCGGCCGCACCCTCTCGAGGCACTCCGTGCACCTGGGCGGATGCGGTAGGTTGGGGGAAATCAAAGGGTCGTAGCTCAATTGGTAGAGCACTGGTCTCCAAAACCAGCGGTTGGGGGTTCAAGTCCCTCCGGCCCTGCTACACACTCCTTCGCCAGGATGTGTGCGCATGTACGTACTGCAATGCACCGCCGTGCGGCTCAACCGGGCGCGGCACGGCCACGACCCGGAATCAGGTGAGGACGAGTGACGGACGCCGTGGGCTCCATCGACATGCCTGATGCCCAGGACGAGGCGCCGGAGTCCAAGAAGAAGGCCCGCAAGGGCGGCAAGCGCGGCAAGAAGGGCCCCTTCGGCCGTCTCGCGCTCTTCTACCGCCAGATCATCGCGGAGCTCCGCAAGGTCGTCTGGCCGACTCGTAGCCAGCTCACGACCTACACCACAGTGGTGATTGTCTTCGTCGTCATCATGATCGGCCTTGTGACCGTGATTGACTATGGCTTCAGCCACGCTGTCAAGTACATCTTCGGCTGAGCCGAGAGCGAAGGGCGCCGTACTCGGCGCCCCTATTCGCGTGTTCCACCCCTTGTATCCAGGAAGAAGCAGCCACCGTGTCTGACCCGAACCTGAACGACGCCGTCGCGCCTCGCGGAGAGGACGCGGAGTCCGTGGAGGACCAGCTCGACATCGTCGAGGCGGCGGACGCCGAGGAGCCGGATCAGGCCGAGGCAGCCGACGCCGCCGCGGGCGAGCCCGCCGAAGAGGCCGCCGTCCACCTGGAGGGCGACGCCGAGGCTGCCGCCGAGTCCGAAGAGGACGAGGCCGCGGACGATGCCGATGTCGACGCCACGGATGCCGAGGCCGCCGACGAGGAGCCGGTGGAGGAGGAGTCCGAGCCGGTCGACCCGATCGTCGCCCTGCGCGAGGAGCTCCGCACCCTGCCCGGCGAGTGGTACGTCATCCACACCTACGCCGGTTACGAGAACCGCGTGAAGACCAACCTCGAGCAGCGCGCCGTCTCGCTGAACGTCGAGGACTTCATCTTCCAGGCCGAGGTGCCGCAGGAAGAGGTCGCCCAGATCAAGAACGGCGAGCGCAAGACCATCCGTCAGAACAAGCTCCCCGGCTATGTGCTGGTGCGCATGGACCTGACGAACGAGTCCTGGGGCGTCGTCCGCAACACCCCCGGCGTCACCGGCTTCGTGGGCAACGCCTACGACCCGTACCCGCTGACCCTGGACGAGATCGTCAAGATGCTCGCCCCCGAGGCCGAGGAGAAGGCCGCCCGCGAGGCCGCGGAGGCCGAGGGCAAGCCGGCTCCCGCCCGCAAGGTCGAGGTCCAGGTCCTGGACTTCGAGGTCGGCGACTCGGTCACCGTCACCGACGGCCCGTTCGCGACGCTGCAGGCGACGATCAACGAGATCAACGCCGACTCGAAGAAGGTCAAGGGCCTCGTCGAGATCTTCGGCCGCGAGACCCCGGTCGAGCTCAGCTTCGACCAGATCCAGAAGAACTAGCCCGCGGCCCTCGCGGCTGCCTCGGCTTCCTCTGGAACACACGCCTCCGAACAGGTCAGACGGGCTGCCAAAGCCGGTCTGACCTGCTCGGTTTTTAGCCGCGCGACTATACCCGTTATCGTTGTGCGGTATGCCTCCATCCGGATGACCGGACGGTCGGCTGAAAACTCTCACTAGGACCCGGAGAGAGCAATGCCTCCCAAGAAGAAGAAGGTCACGGGGCTGATCAAGCTCCAGATCCAGGCTGGTGCCGCCAACCCGGCCCCGCCGGTCGGCCCCGCCCTGGGCCAGCACGGCGTCAACATCATGGAGTTCTGCAAGGCCTACAACGCCGCGACCGAGTCGCAGCGTGGCTGGGTGATCCCGGTGGAGATCACGGTCTACGAAGACCGCTCCTTCACCTTCATCACCAAGACGCCGCCGGCCGCCAAGATGATCCTGAAGGCCGCTGGTGTCGAGAAGGGCTCCGGCGAGCCCCACAAGACCAAGGTCGCCAAGGTCACCGAGGCGCAGATCCGCGAGATCGCGCAGACCAAGATGGAAGACCTCAACGCCAACGACCTGGACGCCGCGTCGAAGATCATCGCCGGCACCGCCCGTTCCATGGGCATCACGGTCGAGGGCTGAGACTCCTCCCCCGTCTGACCTTTCTCCAGTGGTAGGGCCAAGCGCTGGCCCGCACCACGACTCCATACCTGAACACACCAGGAGCAGAAGTGAAGCGCAGCAAGACTCTCCGCGCTGCGGACGCCAAGATCGACCGGGAGAAGCTGTACGCCCCGCTCGAGGCCGTCCGTCTCGCCAAGGAGACCTCCGCGACCAAGTTCGACGGCACCGTCGAGGTCGCCATGCGTCTGGGCGTCGACCCGCGCAAGGCCGACCAGATGGTCCGTGGCACCGTGAACCTCCCGCACGGCACCGGCAAGACCGCCCGGGTCCTGGTCTTCGCGACCGGTGACCGTGCTGCGGCCGCGGAAGCCGCTGGGGCCGACATCGTCGGCGCCGACGAGCTGATCGACGAGGTCGCGAAGGGCCGCCTGGACTTCGACGCCGTCGTCGCCACCCCGGACCTCATGGGCAAGGTCGGCCGCCTCGGCCGCGTGCTCGGTCCGCGTGGTCTGATGCCGAACCCGAAGACCGGCACCGTGACCCCCGATGTCGTCAAGGCTGTCAACGACATCAAGGGCGGCAAGATCGAGTTCCGCGTCGACAAGCACTCGAACCTGCACTTCATCATCGGCAAGGTGTCCTTCGACGACACCAAGCTGGTGGAGAACTACGCCGCGGCCCTGGAGGAGATCCTCCGTCTGAAGCCGTCGGCCGCCAAGGGTCGCTACATCAAGAAGGCCGCCATCACCACCACGATGGGCCCCGGCATCCCGCTGGACTCGAACCGCACCCGCAACCTCCTCGTCGAGGAGGACCCGGCCGCCGTCTGAAACTGACGGCAGCCGCGTCGCGTACGCGTTCTGTGGACGGGCCCCGCAACCTTTCGAGGTGCGGGGCCCGTCCTGTTTGTGTACGAGCCTTTCGGATACGACTGTCAGAGGCCTGCGGCAAGGAAGCGGACCTCCACGAAGCCAAGGGGTGGGACGGGATGAACAGCACGACCATGCGGCGTACGGGTCTCTCGATCGCGGTGGCGGCCGCGCTGACGGGCCTGGCGGCCTGCGGTTCCGGTGACTCGGGAGGTTCCTCCGACAGAGCCGGGGGCGGGCAGGACGAGGGCGGGATCAAGGTCAGCCCGATAGCCGCCCTGCGTACGGTCCAGAAGACGACCGACAAGGCGGACACCGCCCGCATCGACGGCACGACCTCCATGGGCTCACAGGTGTCCATGGACATGAAGGGCGTCATGGGCTGGTCCGACGGCATCACGGGCAACGTGACCGTGACCTTCACGGGCGGCGCCCAGGCCCAGCAGATGGAACAGCTCGGCCAGCGGAAGATCGACTACCGCTACTTGAAGAACGGCTTCTACGCGCACATGGGGGACACATTCGCGTCCCAGGCGGGTGGCGGCAAGCACTGGCTGGAGTACGACTACGACACGCTGGCGGAGATGAGCGGCGCCGCGGGCGAGGCGTTCCAGGACCAGATGCAGAAGAGCACGCCGAACCAGTCGGTGAAGATGCTGCTCGCCTCGGGCGACGTGAAGCGCGTCGGCGAGGAGGAGGTCCGCGGGACGAAGGCGACCCACTACTCGGGGAAGGTCGACGTCGCCGACTTCACCGCCAAGAACACCGACCTGGACGAAGAGCAGCTGAGCGAGCTGAAGAAGCAGTTCGAGCAGGCCGGCATGAGCACCGAGACGATCGACATCTGGGTCGACGACGACGATCTGCTCGTCAAGAAGATCGAGAAGGCCGACACGAAGAACGGCGCCTTCTCGCAGACCGCCTACTACAGCGACTACGGCACGCCGCTCTCCGTGGAGAAGCCCCCGGCCTCGGACACCGTGAGCTTCAAGGAGCTCATGAACAAGCAGCCCGCCGCGTAGCCCCACGCAGCCCCCGCATAACCCGCGGGCCCCGGGAGCGGGTGCTCAGGTACTCTCAGCACTCAGAAAGTGGATCGATCATGTGTTCCTAGGGGTGGGGTCATGACTGTTGGTGCCGTACGTGGAAGCAAGGCGCGCGGGCGGCGGGCGGCGGGCGGCGTGCTCGCCACCGCGCTGCTCTGTACGGGCGCGGTCGCCTGTACGGGCTCGGACGACAAGTCCGACAAGGGGGCGGCGGACTCGGGCAAGCACCAGTCCCGTTCGCAGGTGACCGAGGTCATCACGGCCGCGTACAAGAAGACCTCGGCCGCCAAGTCGGCCAAGGTCGAGATGACGATGTCCACCCCGCCCGGCGAGACCGCCAAGGCGATGGGCGGGGCCGGCGAGATGAAGATGTCCGGCGTCATGGGCTGGGACCCGACCGTCATGGACGTGACGATGACGGGCTCCGCGCTCACGGAGGGTGACCCGAGCGCCCCCAAGCAGATCCGGATGCTCTGGCGCGACAACGTCATATACATGGACATGGGCGCTGCGGCGGCCAAGGACATGGACGGCAGGCGCTGGATGAAGATGGACCTGAACTCCATCGCGAAGCAGACCGGCGACGACAAGCTGACCAAGCAGATGACCGGCGGCCTGGACAGCATGAGCCAGGACCCCGCGCAGCAGCTCGCGATGCTCCTCGACTCGCCGAACCTGAAGCACCTGGGTGCCGCGAAGATCGAGGGCGTGCAGACCCAGCGCTACAAGGGCCGGCTCACCGTCAAGGAGATGATGGAGTCCAACGACGGGCTCAAGGACGTCCTCGGCAAGAGCGAGCGTGAGCAGCTCTTCAAGAACGTCGAGAAGGCCGGCATCAAGGGCTACGACACCGAGGTCTGGGTCAACGAGGACGACTACCCGGTCCGCATGGACATCGACATCAAGACGCCCGACGGCACGGTGAAGACCTCGCAGACCTTCTCGGACTACGGCGCGGCCGCCAAGGTCACCCCGCCGCCGGCCGGGCAGACCCTGGACCTGATGGAGATGTTCAAGGAGCTCGGCAAGGGCGGCTCCGGAGCGGGCTCCGACAGCGGCTTCTGACCGGATTTGCTTGACGAGGACCCGTTCGCGTACGCTTCCCCAGAAGCCAAAGACCGCTGGTCGTTGCTGTGCTCGCACTAGAGGGTGCAGTGGCCGAAGGATCCGCTGAAACTGCGGACGACCCGCGTAGGTGACTGTGGAAGTGCTCCCGGACGGGTTCCTGTTCGGTCGAGCTCAGCCCCGTGCGCCTGCGCCGGGGCGTTCTGTTTTTCCCAGCCCCTTCTGAGCGGTCCTCATCACCCGGAAGGAGGCCGACGCTCTATGCCGACGCCCGACAAGGCTGCCGCGGTAGCCGAGCTCACGGACAAGTTCCGCAGCTCGAACGCCGCCGTGCTGACCGAGTACCGGGGTCTCACCGTGGCCCAGCTCAAGCAGCTGCGCCGTTCTCTCGGTGAAAACTCCGAGTACGCCGTGGTGAAGAACACGCTGACCAAGATTGCGGCCAACGAGGCCGGGATCAACACGCTGGACGACCTGTTCACGGGTCCGACGGCGGTTGCCTTCGTCACCGGTGACCCGGTGGAGTCGGCCAAGGGTCTTCGTGACTTCGCCAAGGAAAACCCGAACCTCGTCATCAAGGGCGGTGTCCTTGACGGCAAGGCGCTGTCCGCCGACGAGATCAAGAAGCTTGCGGACCTCGAGTCCCGCGAGGTTCTGCTCGCCAAGCTGGCGGGCGCCATGAAGGGCAAGCAGTCCCAGACTGCCGCGCTCTTCCAGGCGCTTCCCTCGAAGTTCGTCCGCACCGCGGAGGCGCTTCGTGCCAAGCAGGCCGAGCAGGGCGGTGCCGAGTAATTCGGCTCGCACATTGACCGCCGCCTGAGGCGACGGTCACCGCGGGCCCAACGTACGCCCGCCTTCATGTACACCCGGCACCAGCCGAATTAGTGGAAGGACGCCATCATGGCGAAGCTGTCCCAGGACGACCTGCTCGCGCAGTTCGAAGAGATGACCCTCATCGAGCTCTCCGAGTTCGTGAAGGCCTTCGAGGAGAAGTTCGACGTCACCGCCGCCGCGCCCGTCGCCGTTGCCGCTGGTAGCGCCGCTGCCGCCCCGGCCGAGGCCGAGGCCGAGCAGGACGAGTTCGACGTCATCCTCACCGGCGCCGGCGAGAAGAAGATCCAGGTCATCAAGGTCGTGCGTGAGCTGACCTCGCTGGGTCTCAAGGAGGCCAAGGACCTCGTCGACGGCACCCCGAAGCCGGTCCTCGAGAAGGTCGCCAAGGACGCCGCGGAGAAGGCCGCCGAGGCCCTCAAGGGCGCCGGCGCCTCCGTCGAGGTCAAGTGACCTCACGAGTCGTCCGACTCTTCTGACCGTTCGTATGGCGGAAACGCTGTAACGCGCGGGACGCCTAAGGCGATCACCCATGTGGGTGGTCGCCTTTCGGCGTTCACGGGACGTGCGCGAGGCCTGCCTTGCGATGTCGGTCCCGGCGAGTATGGTGATCTTCGTTGTGCCTCGGGACAGCCCGTGACGGTGAGTGTCTCAGGGCGACGTCTGGGCATGGGGGCCTTGACGAACCGCACGCAGCGCGCAATTCTCAGGACGCGTCGTCACAACGATCCGCATCCGAGGCATGGATCGGCGGCGAAGAGGGCAGTATCGATGTGCATCGAGGGCGTGGCTTGCAGCAGGGGTTGAGAACAACGAGGGTCTCCCAGAACCCGCACTGGACATCAGTGGGCCAACTGGCTACACTGACCCTTTGCGCTGCCTGTTAGCTGCCTCCTGCCCGTCACCAGGGGCATGCCCATGCTTGAGCACTGTGGACCGAAGCTTCCCTGACCTGGGATCTCCGTCTCTGTGTCCAGCTTGGGACCGGTACGCGCGTAGTGAGTCCGAGCCCTCGGAAGGACCCCCTCTTGGCCGCCTCGCGCACTGCCTCGACCGCGAATACGAACAACGGCGCCAGCACCGCCCCGCTGCGCATTTCCTTTGCAAAGATCAAGGAGCCCCTCGAGGTTCCGAACCTTCTTGCGCTGCAGACCGAGAGCTTTGACTGGCTGCTCGGCAACGACGCGTGGAAGGCTCGTGTCGAGGCGGCTCTCGAAAGCGGACAGGACGTCCCCACCAAGTCCGGTCTGGAGGAGATCTTCGAGGAGATCTCCCCGATCGAGGACTTCTCCGGGTCGATGTCCCTTACGTTCCGCGACCACCGTTTCGAGCCTCCCAAGAACTCGATCGACGAGTGCAAGGAGCGCGACTTCACGTTCGCCGCCCCGCTCTTCGTCACCGCCGAGTTCACCAACAACGAGACCGGCGAGATCAAGTCCCAGACGGTCTTCATGGGCGACTTCCCGCTCATGACCAACAAGGGCACCTTCGTCATCAACGGCACCGAGCGTGTCGTCGTGTCGCAGCTGGTCCGTTCGCCGGGTGTCTACTTCGATTCCTCGATCGACAAGACGTCCGACAAGGACATCTTCTCCGCCAAGATCATCCCGTCCCGGGGTGCCTGGCTGGAGATGGAGATCGACAAGCGCGACATGGTCGGTGTCCGCATCGACCGCAAGCGCAAGCAGTCGGTCACCGTTCTGCTCAAGGCTCTCGGTTGGACCACCGAGCAGATCCTCGAGGAGTTCGGCGAGTACGAGTCCATGCGCGCCACCCTGGAGAAGGACCACACCCAGGGCCAGGACGACGCGCTGCTCGACATCTACCGCAAGCTCCGTCCGGGCGAGCCGCCGACCCGTGAGGCCGCTCAGACGCTGCTCGAGAACCTCTACTTCAACCCCAAGCGCTACGACCTCGCGAAGGTCGGCCGCTACAAGGTCAACAAGAAGCTGGGTGCGGACGCTCCGCTCGACGCGGGCATCCTCACGGTCGAGGACATCATCGCCTCGATCAAGTACCTGGTGAAGCTGCACGCCGGTGAGACCGAGACCGTTGGCGACAGCGGTACGTCGATCGTCGTCGAGACCGACGACATCGACCACTTCGGCAACCGCCGTCTGCGCAACGTGGGCGAGCTCATCCAGAACCAGGTCCGCACGGGTCTGGCTCGTATGGAGCGCGTCGTCCGCGAGCGCATGACGACTCAGGACGTCGAGGCGATCACGCCGCAGACCCTGATCAACATCCGGCCGGTCGTCGCCTCCATCAAGGAGTTCTTCGGCACCAGCCAGCTGTCGCAGTTCATGGACCAGAACAACCCGCTGTCGGGTCTCACCCACAAGCGCCGTCTGTCGGCGCTCGGCCCGGGTGGTCTCTCCCGTGAGCGGGCCGGCTTCGAGGTCCGTGACGTGCACCCGTCTCACTACGGCCGCATGTGCCCCATTGAGACCCCCGAAGGCCCGAACATCGGTCTGATCGGTTCGCTCGCCTCGTACGGCCGCGTCAACGCGTTCGGCTTCGTCGAGACGCCGTACCGCAAGGTCGTCGAGGGCCAGGTCACCGACGACGTCGACTACCTGACGGCCGACGAGGAGGACCGCTTCGTCATCGCGCAGGCCAACGCGCCGCTGACGGACGACCTCCACTTCGCCGAGGCCCGCGTCCTGATCCGCCGCCGTGGCGGAGAGATCGACTACGTGCCCGGTACGGACGTCGACTACATGGACGTCTCGCCGCGCCAGATGGTGTCGGTCGCGACCGCCATGATCCCGTTCCTCGAGCACGACGACGCCAACCGCGCCCTCATGGGCGCGAACATGATGCGTCAGGCCGTGCCGCTGATCACCGCCGAGGCTCCCCTCGTCGGCACCGGCATGGAGTACCGCTGCGCGGTCGACGCCGGTGACGTGATCAAGGCCGAGAAGGCGGGTGTGGTCCAGGAGGTCTCCGCGGACTACGTCACCGTCACCAACGACGACGGCACGTACACCACGTACCGCATCGCCAAGTTCTCCCGGTCGAACCAGGGCACCTCCGTCAACCAGAAGGTTGTCGTCGACGAGGGCGCCCGCGTGATCGAGGGCCAGGTCCTGGCCGACGGTCCCGCGACCGAAGAGGGCGAGATGGCCCTCGGCAAGAACCTGCTCGTGGCGTTCATGCCGTGGGAGGGTCACAACTACGAGGACGCGATCATCCTGTCGCAGCGCCTCGTGCAGGACGACGTCCTCTCCTCGATCCACATCGAGGAGCACGAGGTCGACGCCCGTGA is a genomic window containing:
- the secE gene encoding preprotein translocase subunit SecE codes for the protein MTDAVGSIDMPDAQDEAPESKKKARKGGKRGKKGPFGRLALFYRQIIAELRKVVWPTRSQLTTYTTVVIVFVVIMIGLVTVIDYGFSHAVKYIFG
- the nusG gene encoding transcription termination/antitermination protein NusG, encoding MSDPNLNDAVAPRGEDAESVEDQLDIVEAADAEEPDQAEAADAAAGEPAEEAAVHLEGDAEAAAESEEDEAADDADVDATDAEAADEEPVEEESEPVDPIVALREELRTLPGEWYVIHTYAGYENRVKTNLEQRAVSLNVEDFIFQAEVPQEEVAQIKNGERKTIRQNKLPGYVLVRMDLTNESWGVVRNTPGVTGFVGNAYDPYPLTLDEIVKMLAPEAEEKAAREAAEAEGKPAPARKVEVQVLDFEVGDSVTVTDGPFATLQATINEINADSKKVKGLVEIFGRETPVELSFDQIQKN
- the rplK gene encoding 50S ribosomal protein L11 — translated: MPPKKKKVTGLIKLQIQAGAANPAPPVGPALGQHGVNIMEFCKAYNAATESQRGWVIPVEITVYEDRSFTFITKTPPAAKMILKAAGVEKGSGEPHKTKVAKVTEAQIREIAQTKMEDLNANDLDAASKIIAGTARSMGITVEG
- the rplA gene encoding 50S ribosomal protein L1, encoding MKRSKTLRAADAKIDREKLYAPLEAVRLAKETSATKFDGTVEVAMRLGVDPRKADQMVRGTVNLPHGTGKTARVLVFATGDRAAAAEAAGADIVGADELIDEVAKGRLDFDAVVATPDLMGKVGRLGRVLGPRGLMPNPKTGTVTPDVVKAVNDIKGGKIEFRVDKHSNLHFIIGKVSFDDTKLVENYAAALEEILRLKPSAAKGRYIKKAAITTTMGPGIPLDSNRTRNLLVEEDPAAV
- the rplJ gene encoding 50S ribosomal protein L10 — translated: MPTPDKAAAVAELTDKFRSSNAAVLTEYRGLTVAQLKQLRRSLGENSEYAVVKNTLTKIAANEAGINTLDDLFTGPTAVAFVTGDPVESAKGLRDFAKENPNLVIKGGVLDGKALSADEIKKLADLESREVLLAKLAGAMKGKQSQTAALFQALPSKFVRTAEALRAKQAEQGGAE
- the rplL gene encoding 50S ribosomal protein L7/L12, whose product is MAKLSQDDLLAQFEEMTLIELSEFVKAFEEKFDVTAAAPVAVAAGSAAAAPAEAEAEQDEFDVILTGAGEKKIQVIKVVRELTSLGLKEAKDLVDGTPKPVLEKVAKDAAEKAAEALKGAGASVEVK
- the rpoB gene encoding DNA-directed RNA polymerase subunit beta encodes the protein MAASRTASTANTNNGASTAPLRISFAKIKEPLEVPNLLALQTESFDWLLGNDAWKARVEAALESGQDVPTKSGLEEIFEEISPIEDFSGSMSLTFRDHRFEPPKNSIDECKERDFTFAAPLFVTAEFTNNETGEIKSQTVFMGDFPLMTNKGTFVINGTERVVVSQLVRSPGVYFDSSIDKTSDKDIFSAKIIPSRGAWLEMEIDKRDMVGVRIDRKRKQSVTVLLKALGWTTEQILEEFGEYESMRATLEKDHTQGQDDALLDIYRKLRPGEPPTREAAQTLLENLYFNPKRYDLAKVGRYKVNKKLGADAPLDAGILTVEDIIASIKYLVKLHAGETETVGDSGTSIVVETDDIDHFGNRRLRNVGELIQNQVRTGLARMERVVRERMTTQDVEAITPQTLINIRPVVASIKEFFGTSQLSQFMDQNNPLSGLTHKRRLSALGPGGLSRERAGFEVRDVHPSHYGRMCPIETPEGPNIGLIGSLASYGRVNAFGFVETPYRKVVEGQVTDDVDYLTADEEDRFVIAQANAPLTDDLHFAEARVLIRRRGGEIDYVPGTDVDYMDVSPRQMVSVATAMIPFLEHDDANRALMGANMMRQAVPLITAEAPLVGTGMEYRCAVDAGDVIKAEKAGVVQEVSADYVTVTNDDGTYTTYRIAKFSRSNQGTSVNQKVVVDEGARVIEGQVLADGPATEEGEMALGKNLLVAFMPWEGHNYEDAIILSQRLVQDDVLSSIHIEEHEVDARDTKLGPEEITRDIPNVSEEVLADLDERGIIRIGAEVVAGDILVGKVTPKGETELTPEERLLRAIFGEKAREVRDTSLKVPHGEIGKVIGVRVFDREEGDELPPGVNQLVRVYVAQKRKITDGDKLAGRHGNKGVISKILPIEDMPFLEDGTPVDIILNPLGVPSRMNPGQVLEIHLGWLASRGWDVSGLADEWAQRLQAIGADKVEPGTNVATPVFDGAREDELAGLLEHTIPNRDGERMVLPTGKAPLFDGRSGEPFPEPISVGYMYILKLHHLVDDKLHARSTGPYSMITQQPLGGKAQFGGQRFGEMEVWALEAYGAAYALQELLTIKSDDVTGRVKVYEAIVKGENIPEPGIPESFKVLIKEMQSLCLNVEVLSSDGMSIEMRDTDEDVFRAAEELGIDLSRREPSSVEEV